The region CAATCATGGActtaaatccatttttaagaaatatttttttcaaaatggtgGGGGTAGTTAAGAAGGTGGATGTGTAACCAAATGTTGTGTGTCCACATTCCAGGAGGTTAAATGCATCCAGGTGATTCAACCTAAATGCTTTTACTCAGGTGCATAAATGACAATATAGAAAGAAGCATTTGGTGAGCCAGCAAATAATAATGCTAtgaacactaataataataaatggcaCTAACAAACCTTGTGCAGATGCTGTCCATCAGAGagtaacagaaaacaaagcCGCCCATGATACTAGCGACTGAACCTGACCAGCCAATGAACAGGGCAGCTCCCAGTTCAAACCTGTAGTGTACGGAATGAATCAGAGGACAGAGATGACTGTTAGCAGAATATATTGCTGTGCAGGAAAGGAAATGGACTGGTTCCAATAGCATGATCTATTTGAACTTTTGCATATTGGTACTATTCAAATAAATTCtaaacataaaaatttaattttttccaagcAGGCCACATAAGACAGGCATGATTTATTTTACAACTTCATTTCATAAATGCATATTATTGCTAGACCATATAATTTTGCACCATATATACAGTTCTTCAATATGACTGTGTGAATTGCCTGGAATGCTTCTTTTTATGGGCAGATGATATAAAGAGGATGCATTTTTCCATCTACATTCCCCTACATTAAATGTTATTACTAAAAGTTATCATGAAAATCAAATGTGAAACTACTTACTTTATATCAAAAAAGAATGGATCAAAAAACTCAGACATTATTTGATGAGCGTACACAGAAAACCCAGCCATAGAGCAGAGTCCTGCAAGAAGAGAGCTGTTAATTCAGTGCTcagagaaaagtgaaacacaTGTAGAAGGTCGGAAGGCAATATTTACCAGACACAAAGAAGTTTAGTCCTGCAAAGAATGCAATCTTGGACTTGGTCTTGTCGGACCCGCCGATCTTTGTGCATTTCATGCCGAACAGGGCGAAAATGGCACCAAAGAAACTCATGATGACGGAGGAGACCAGAAGGGCACGGCACACGTGGAGGTAACCTGTTGGTTGACATGGACAGAAGAGGGAAAAACCATCAAGAGgccacatatttattttatcacagGAAATGATTTTCCAGATAGTTTTTACAGTGAGTTATGGTACTCCTCTGGGACTGGAATGTAAACTGAGAACAAAACTAAAAGGTCTCATTTCAGTTACATGAAATTGCAGCCTCTAAATagaatttcaaatttttctccaaagaatcaAACAACTACATTTTTGGTATTTCTTTGCATTGATttgtttaactgatgcttttgtttaaagcaacttacagtcttAATATGCAATAATTTtacatatacagctgggtactttttaccaAAACAGTTTAGAATAAGTCCCTTGCTGGTTTACttaaaccactatgctacctgctgctgtcagACCATTATGATGAACTATGCTTTTTGAAAATATGCCAGAATGAATGGGAACAAACAGCAGCTCATCAACCCATATGTCTTACTTGGCTAAGCTAGATGTACTGGGTGGACTGGTGGCAAAATCCAGCTGGATGTCTTTTGTCCTACAAGTGTCACTCATGGCCACCATTGGTGCTTGATCAGTCTTAATGTGTCATTTCACCCACCAGTTCCACAACAGTTTTCTATTTTGTGTCTGGTGTTGACAGCTCAAACTGAAAAGAACTGCGCTTGGATGGCCCACTTACAATAAAAGTTGATATTTACCTTCAGTTAGTACATTTGGGAGACTGCAACAAAAAAAGCCTATGTACAAATTGCATTTGCTGGTAGATGATTCCACTGGTAGATGTATTTGCTGCAAATTCACGGACAAATTATGATTATAAAGTGTTTTACTCTCATTTTTCACTATTTGCTTATTAACTGCCTTAATGTGTTCTGTCGTTGGGCTATAATGGCAATTAATTTGAATAGTGtaacaattacattttgttttatcgACCCTTCTGGGTGACTAATCAACTATAAACGCAAAGCTGTCATAtatcaaacatttatttcataatcaatgtttctttaattttcaacAACTAGAAACATGTTTAAATTACTAGTGACTTACTGACATTTCAAGAAATGCTAataggggacacacacacaaatacaggaaGTTGATTTGTTCTTTGCTTCATTATAGGACAGTAAATATAATTGATGTGCTCAAGGACAGACTGTTCTGTTTCTGctagtttttaatttattgacaAATACTAGCTTTACTGGAAACTTCTCATGTAaaagctctcacacacacacacacacacacacacacacacacacacacacacacacacacacacacacacacacacacacacacacacaaaacctgcaggattgcagcaaactggagcctaactcagcaacacaaggcacaaggctgaagggggaggggacacacccaggatggggggccagtccatcgcaaggcaccccaagcaggactcgaaccccagacccactggtgagcaggacctggtcaaacccgctgcgtcactaTATCCCTCTCATGTAAAAGctaattttatataaaaatgtaaaagtagacAAAAACCATTTCACTTTCAGATAAAATGTATAGCTTTTCAGCTGCTTACCAATTTAGATTAAAGTAGCAGCATAGAGCACTAGTGGTTTCTCAGACTGAAATGTGACACAAAGTTCTATAAGTTAGAGGACAGGAATCACTGATCTCCAACGTTACTTAGGACTCTGAAGTCAAAGGTGATGTAAGTGCTGGCTCTGTATGATACTGGTGGCTATGGTATGGGCACAACAAATAAACAACATACACAATAGTACATAAATTTGTACTTCACTTCTGTTACTGGGTCTCTCCTTATGCCTAGTCTACAGAAGAATTACTATGGCTTACATCGTTTTCTTATGTAAATCTTGCTTTTTAACTTTCACAACAGTAATTTACTGCTATACATTTAGTAAATAGCATTCTAGTACTATATGATATGCAAGCCATTACATTTCTGATCTTAAAAGACTATAGCCTTTCCGTGTTTGTAAAACAGTAGAACTACAGCTTTTTTCCCATTTCTATGACACTTGAAAATGAAGATATCtttatctttttgtttgtttgattcaTCTGTGTACTACAATAAGAAACAGTAATGCCAGTGTCATAGAATGAAGAttaattttcaaagattttaacTAAACTCTGTTTCTCTATGgttttaagaaaaaaggaacataaTTCAGACCATCCAGAGCCAACATAGATTCGAAGTCCTTGCAGTTGGAGGTGCCCGTAGTATCAGTTACGCAGTCCTTCCACAGGTTGGAAAAGTAGGTGCCTGTGGTGATGACTGAGCCATCATTGCTGGATACCTTCCAGTATTCCATGGGCAAGGTGGCAGCAACAAAGATCCAGCCTGAGATGGACAAAAGGAAAGCAAAGATCTCTGTTCCCGTATTACTCATTGTCTCCAAAGAGTAACAGGCGTCAGTTGCTAATGGAATCTTCAGAGATGATAGAATGAGTGTGCCGAGACCCTGAGAAGAGCTGCACTT is a window of Scleropages formosus chromosome 14, fSclFor1.1, whole genome shotgun sequence DNA encoding:
- the LOC108942371 gene encoding claudin-10-like produces the protein MSNTGTEIFAFLLSISGWIFVAATLPMEYWKVSSNDGSVITTGTYFSNLWKDCVTDTTGTSNCKDFESMLALDGYLHVCRALLVSSVIMSFFGAIFALFGMKCTKIGGSDKTKSKIAFFAGLNFFVSGLCSMAGFSVYAHQIMSEFFDPFFFDIKFELGAALFIGWSGSVASIMGGFVFCYSLMDSICTSQEEYSYTGTNPLPTSYTKHNYKHNHFHKATPDYSSTSLQFGKNAYV